GCAATACTAACAAAGGTGGTAATCGCCGCCAGGGTGACAGACCGATAAAGTTGTTGATGGCGAGCCTGTTGTTCTTCGATCTCAGCAATCCGATAGCAAATTTCAGGTAACATCCCTTGGGATTCTCCCATTTGAATTAGGCCAATTGTCCACCGATCAAAATATCGGGAGGCTAAGGCCAACGCTGAGGCTAAATCAGCCCCCCGTGAGGTGGCTGCTATCATTTTGTTGAGATACCGTCCGAGTTGCGGATAGCTCTCTTTCCCCACCAAAGTTAAGCTCTGCTGTACAGTTAAACCGGAGTTCAACAAGGTTGCTAATTGAAAGAAAAAAAGAGCCTTTTCGCGGGGATTCATTGGTGAACAGGGTGTTACTGCATTGAGCAGAGGTTTTACCGAATGTTCTATTTTGCCAAAAAGCCACCCTGGAATCAAGAGTTGCTGTAAATGTTTCAAAAGTCCCTGTAGTCAGCCCTTCAGGGCTGTCTCTTGACGCCTATGATTAAGAGTCCTGAAGGACTCACTACGGGACAGGGAACAGGGAACAGGGAACAGGGAACAGGGAACAGTAAGAAGTGAAAGGGTTTGAGAATTCAGAAATGTCCTAACCGTAATGGGTAGGGCTATATCTCTTGACGGCTATGATTAAGAGTCCTGAAGGGCTATCTCTTGACGGCTATGATTAAGAGTCCTGAAGGACTCACTACGGGGTCAACTCTACCCTAACTTAACTCTTATTGCTGATTATTTTTTAACTTTAAATTGACTCGATTGCGATGAATAACGGCTTCGGCAGAATTAGGCTGCATTTCTAATGCTACACCATAAGAACGGTTAGCATCCTGATAGCAATTCATCTGTTCAAAGGTCATTCCTCGACGAATCCAAGCTTGATAATAGTCGGGTTTTCGTTGAACAATTTTGTCATAAACGTTTAAGGCATCTTGATAGCGTTGGGCTGATTCTAAGGCTAATCCCCACTGTAACCAAGTAGAATAGGAATCAGGCCAAATTTTAACCGCTTGATGAAAGGCTTCTGCTGCTTCTAAATACTTTTGAACCGCTTCTAAGGTTTTCCCTAAATGTACCCAGGCTTCAAAATTATCCGGTTGCACGCGAATCACTTTTTTATAAGCAATAATCGCCTCATCATAGCGTTCTAATTTTTCTAAAGCTTCTCCCCGTTGTAATCCGGCTTTTGTTGCTAAAGCTGTATCTTCTGTGGTCATTTGTACCACTTTATCATAGGCAATTAAGGCTTCTTCAAACCGATCTAATTGTTCTAAGGCTTCTCCCCGACTATTCCAAACATCCATAAAATCGGGTTGAATTTGCAAGGCATTATCATAAGCAATAATCGCTTCTTGATATTGCCCTAACTCACATAGGGCTTTACCTCGACCTAACCAAGCTTCAGGAAAATTAGAGTTTAATTGGGTGGCTTTATCAAAAGAGGCGATCGCGGCTTGATATTGTTTTAACTCTAATAAGGTTTGAGCGCGACTAATCCAAATTGCTGCCACATCTGGATTCATTTGTAAGGCTTGATTTAAGCAGGTTAAAGCTTCTTGATGCTGTTGACTATTTAACAACGCCATGCCTTTATAAAACCAGACTTCATAATCCTGCGGTTGCAGTTGAATTACCGTATCATAGGAGGTAATTGCTTCTGTATATCGCCGAATTTTTTGTAAGGCAATTCCTCGATTAAACCAAGCTTGATAACTCTTGGGTTGCAGTTGAATCGCTTGATCATAGGATGCGATCGCATCGGCATATTTTTGTTGACTTAACAACATTTCACCCCGATTAAACCAGGCTTCATAATTGGCAGGTTGTAATTGAATTGAACGATCATAAGATGCCACCGCATCGGTATAACGTTCTTCATTCATTAAGGCATTGCCTTGGTGATACCAAATCGCAGAAACATTCGGTTTAATTTCAATTGCTCGTTTATAAGATGCCGATGCTG
The sequence above is drawn from the Planktothrix serta PCC 8927 genome and encodes:
- a CDS encoding tetratricopeptide repeat protein yields the protein MSEELTSSLFSVESPPQTHPASGLGFLGIFKAWPEYSQGNRFYKFGRYEFAFERYDRAVHYKPDWYSAWLRRGNSLRKLKRYKDALASYDRAIKIKPEDYWAWTFRGIALAKLERFEEAVASFDKAITIEPENFEAWYERGLALETLLQYKAASASYKRAIEIKPNVSAIWYHQGNALMNEERYTDAVASYDRSIQLQPANYEAWFNRGEMLLSQQKYADAIASYDQAIQLQPKSYQAWFNRGIALQKIRRYTEAITSYDTVIQLQPQDYEVWFYKGMALLNSQQHQEALTCLNQALQMNPDVAAIWISRAQTLLELKQYQAAIASFDKATQLNSNFPEAWLGRGKALCELGQYQEAIIAYDNALQIQPDFMDVWNSRGEALEQLDRFEEALIAYDKVVQMTTEDTALATKAGLQRGEALEKLERYDEAIIAYKKVIRVQPDNFEAWVHLGKTLEAVQKYLEAAEAFHQAVKIWPDSYSTWLQWGLALESAQRYQDALNVYDKIVQRKPDYYQAWIRRGMTFEQMNCYQDANRSYGVALEMQPNSAEAVIHRNRVNLKLKNNQQ